The Inediibacterium massiliense genome includes the window TTGATCCATTTTATCATTTTTCGCCCCCCTATTGTTTATTATTTATAATTCTTATTGTTTGATGTTTACGAATTTAATTTGACTTTTACTATATTCTACATATTTTTTAGAAATCCTTCTTTTTTTAGAAAAAAATCGCAATAAAAAAACTACTCTTTAAGAGTAGTTATATGCTTATTGGTGCGAGAGACGGGACTTGAACCCGTACGCCATAAGACACACGCCCCTCAAACGTGCCTGTCTGCCGATTCCAGCACTCTCGCCTTTTTATAATTATATTACTTAGATAGTATAATCAACTTTTTATATATTGTCAATATTTTTTTAAAAAATTTCCAATTTCCCATGAGAACTACTTGCATTAACAAATTTTTATTATTTTTGTTGAATATACCAATTCTCAATATTGTTATAAATATTTGAATTTGTTGGTAAAATGTCTCCTTTTACTCGACCTCGTACAATAATAGAACTATTTTTAAAATACAAGCTCAAATAAGGTATTTCTTCTACAAATAGTTTTTGAAACTTTTCATATTTCTTTCTTCTTAACGCTTCATCTTGTATTCCTGCCATTTCATTTAAAATCTGATCCATATTAGGGTTACTATATTGTATAAAATTTGTACTTCTTATATAACTTGAGTGAAATAAAAAGCTTAAATTTTCATTTTCTAAAAGTTTCCATCCTCCTAATAATAAATCAAATTGACCTGCATAAATTTTTCTTTCATATTCTTTGAAATTCACTGCATGAATAGATACATCTATACCGATCTCTTTTAAATCAGATGCTATTCCTTCTGCTGCTTTTACTCTTTGTATGTTCTCTTCATTAACCAATATAGAAATTTTCAAATTTTGTCCAGTTTCATTTTCTAAATAAGAGTTATTCTGTTTTTTAATCCATCCTAATTCTTTCAATAAATTTTTTGCTTTTGCAAGATCTTTTCCGTATTTTTTTTGTTCCTCTTGATACAAATAAGAAGAAGGGGAAATAGGGACATCTACTAAAGTTGCATGTCCTAAATACACTTCATCTATCAGATCATGTCTGTCAATGGTATAAGCAAAAACTTTTCTCATTTTTTTATCTGCAAGAAGCGTATTTCTAAAATTAAACCCTAAAAATTCATATTCTTGAGTAACATACTCATAAATCTTTAAATCCTTATTTTCACTATATTTTTCCCAATCAAAATTCATAGCACTTGCTACATCTCCTTCATTTGCCTCTACAGTAGTAAGTGCCGCTTCTTTATCTGGTACTTTTTTTGCTAAAATAGATGATATATAAGGTTTTTTACCCCAATACTGATCATTTACGACTAATTCTATATCTTTATATTTATTATACTTTCCTATCTTATAAGAACCTGTTCCAATAGGAGTTATATTCTTGACTTCATATACTTTTTTAGAATCCTTAAATTGATGCTTTGGAATAATCGGAAAGATAAAATTTTCAATAGCACTATAATGAGGATCATCAAAAATAATAAGAATCCTATAATTATCTAGTACTTGGGCACTTTGTATATGATCTGTATAAACTTTATAAACAGATGCTCCTCCTGCTAATTTTAGTGTGTCTATAGTAAATTTTACATCTTCTGCAGAAAAAGCTTGTCCATCATGCCAAACTACATCATCTCTTAATTCAAATACTAAAGTATTTCCATCTGATAAATACCAGCTTTTAGCTAACACAGGTTGGGCCTTTCCATTTTCATCTAGCTTCATAAGCCCTTCATAAATCAAATTATTAACATGATATATACTTTCATTATCATTTATAATAGGATTTAAAGTAGATAACCCAATAGCAGGGATTCTTAATTGCCCTCCTGCTACTGGCTCACTACTTTTTATCATTTCTTTTTCAGTAAAGGGTTGATTCTCATTTTTATCTGCACATGCAGATAACATTACAATACACAGTAAAAGAAAACCGCAAAAAAATTTTTTAATATACTTCACTCAATTCCCTCCATTACTAGGATTAAAAAATTCTTTTTAATTTATTATTTTCTATGATCCCAGGAATTCTTCCTCTCTTTGCCACAGATTTTCCTCCTACTTCTTTGATATCCATAGTCATATCAATAGCAGGAGCTCCTGAAATATAACTTCCTACTCCAAAAGAATCCGCACCTGCATCAGATAATAATCTTATTTTTTCAGGAGTCAATCCTCCAGATACAAAAATCTTTATATGATGATATCCATTAATATCTAGTTTTGCACGAAGCTCTCTTACAAGGTTTGGAGTAACTCCTCCTCTTTCACTAGGAGTATCTAGACGAATTCCAAATAATTCATCTCCTAACTCTTTTGCAATTCTTAAGCTCTCCTCTACTTCGTCTTTAAAAGTATCTACCAATACAATTCTTTTATGAGACTTTGGTGTCACCTCATTATAAACTTTTGCAACATCTAATGTATCTCCAGCAATTAGCATAGCTGCATGAGGCAATGTTCCAGAAGCTTCCATATTTAATAGTTTTGCAGCTAATACACAACTTGCTCCATTTGCTCCTCCAATCACTGCAGCTCTTTCCATGACTGGAGCTATAGCAGGGTGTACATGTCTTGCTCCAAAACATAAAAATGGTTTTTCTCCACAAGCTTTTTTTACTTCTTTAGACGCTGTAGCCCAACCACTTCCACTAGCTAAACTTCCAAGCATGGCTGTTTCAAAAACTCCGAATTCACTATAAGGCCCCTTTATTCTTACTAAAGTTTCTTTTGCTTCAAATTCTTCTCCTTCTTCTAATGCCCATACTTCTACATTTTTGTCTTTTAACATGCTTTTTACTTCTTCAATTCCAACAAATACCCCAGGTTTTCTTGCAAATATCTCAGCTGTTACAATCTCATGATCTAAATTCATATGTCTTAAAATATCTAAGGTTCTTAAAAAATAAACATCTGTTGTAAGCCCTGTTAATATTTCATCGTGATTACCTGAGTGCATCAACCTCTCCTCGCTGATTTTGATCCCCTTTATGTCCTCAAGGCTTGTCATATGTTTCATAAATCACATTCCTTTCTATTTTTTCATAAATATTTCTGCTATGTAAATCATAAAATATGCAATTCCAGAACCAATCAAAGGTCCCACAGGATATCCTTTAAATAATACGATCCCTATTATAGTACCAATCACCACAGAAGTTACTGTAGAAGGTTCTATTTGTAGAAGATATCCTCCTTTTGCTCCAAAGATAGCTACTAATAATCCTGCTAAAATACCTATCAATCCTTTATAAGTTTTAAAAGTCATAAGCATAGATATTACATCTGACTCTCCAAGTGCAAAAGGGGCAAGTATTCCTATCATCAATAAAACAAGTCCTAAATTTAATCCATATTGATCTAAAAAAACAAGAATCGTATGAGAAAAACTTTTGATTTCTCCTCCCATCTGACCAAGAAGCATCAAAAAAATCAAAGCACTTATGGCTACAGCTAAGGCATTGTTTTTACCTACCATAGCCAAAATTAATAAAATTAACAAAGTAATACT containing:
- a CDS encoding nicotinate phosphoribosyltransferase, coding for MHSGNHDEILTGLTTDVYFLRTLDILRHMNLDHEIVTAEIFARKPGVFVGIEEVKSMLKDKNVEVWALEEGEEFEAKETLVRIKGPYSEFGVFETAMLGSLASGSGWATASKEVKKACGEKPFLCFGARHVHPAIAPVMERAAVIGGANGASCVLAAKLLNMEASGTLPHAAMLIAGDTLDVAKVYNEVTPKSHKRIVLVDTFKDEVEESLRIAKELGDELFGIRLDTPSERGGVTPNLVRELRAKLDINGYHHIKIFVSGGLTPEKIRLLSDAGADSFGVGSYISGAPAIDMTMDIKEVGGKSVAKRGRIPGIIENNKLKRIF
- a CDS encoding DUF441 domain-containing protein, which gives rise to MSQEYLGSITLLILLILAMVGKNNALAVAISALIFLMLLGQMGGEIKSFSHTILVFLDQYGLNLGLVLLMIGILAPFALGESDVISMLMTFKTYKGLIGILAGLLVAIFGAKGGYLLQIEPSTVTSVVIGTIIGIVLFKGYPVGPLIGSGIAYFMIYIAEIFMKK
- a CDS encoding ABC transporter substrate-binding protein translates to MKYIKKFFCGFLLLCIVMLSACADKNENQPFTEKEMIKSSEPVAGGQLRIPAIGLSTLNPIINDNESIYHVNNLIYEGLMKLDENGKAQPVLAKSWYLSDGNTLVFELRDDVVWHDGQAFSAEDVKFTIDTLKLAGGASVYKVYTDHIQSAQVLDNYRILIIFDDPHYSAIENFIFPIIPKHQFKDSKKVYEVKNITPIGTGSYKIGKYNKYKDIELVVNDQYWGKKPYISSILAKKVPDKEAALTTVEANEGDVASAMNFDWEKYSENKDLKIYEYVTQEYEFLGFNFRNTLLADKKMRKVFAYTIDRHDLIDEVYLGHATLVDVPISPSSYLYQEEQKKYGKDLAKAKNLLKELGWIKKQNNSYLENETGQNLKISILVNEENIQRVKAAEGIASDLKEIGIDVSIHAVNFKEYERKIYAGQFDLLLGGWKLLENENLSFLFHSSYIRSTNFIQYSNPNMDQILNEMAGIQDEALRRKKYEKFQKLFVEEIPYLSLYFKNSSIIVRGRVKGDILPTNSNIYNNIENWYIQQK